The Nicotiana tomentosiformis chromosome 9, ASM39032v3, whole genome shotgun sequence genome contains the following window.
AATAACGGTAATTGGTATCATTCATGCTCTAACTTCGAAAACACCTCTTTGTAATCTAAGGATGTTCTCAACATTAAATATGTTGATTTTCAACGAGTAGGGCAATCATACTCTAACTTTTTTGTGCAAGAAATATGTAGCAACCGTGCAGCTTCTTCAAACCTTTCAATTCTGCCTGAAGACCCTATCCAATATAAGACATTGTTACGCACGTTACTGATACCATCTTCTATCACCTTTAACCCTTCTTGCACAATTAAATTTAAGATGTATGCGGCACAACGCACATGCAATACTCGACCCATCAACAACAAATCTCTTTTACAAAGTTTCTCATCTAACAAGGTTTTCATCATAGCATTGTTTGTGCTAGAATTATCAACAGTAATTGTTGATATTCTTCTCTCAAGATTCCACTCTAACAAGCAATTGAGCAACGCACCACATAGAGTATCCTTATCATGTGGAGCGGGAACATAAATAAATCTCACGATATGACTCTGAAGCCTCCATGAATCATCAATAAAATGTGTCGTAATAGCCATAAACCCTTTTTTGGTATTGTCTGAGGTCTACATATCAGTTGTTATTGCAATTTTACTTGTGATTTTTTCCAACAACTTAGAAGTTTTTGATTTCAGATTGTCAAAAATCTTTAAAATATCATTCTTGATTATGTTCCTAGATACTATTTTAAACAATGGCCGGAGACTAGCAACAAACTTCCTAAATCCAACATGATCGACAATGGACAAAGGGTACTCATGTAAAATGATGGCATGAGCAAGTTCCCTACGTGAAATATCTTGATCAAAATAATATTGTTTGATACCATCCATCGTTCCCCCTAAACCACCCTTATCTTCTAAGTTACTTGGCTTCTTACGACATCTACGAATATGATCCCACAAAGATGATGTCCCACATTTTCTTGTTGATTTGATACGAGTATTGCAATACTTACAAACACCAAAGCGAACACCATCAAGCTTCACCGCTTTGAaatgtttccatgcttcagaaaTAAGTTTTCTTTTACCTGCTTCATCAATAACTTCCATGGTAACTTCATCAGACTGCATAAGCCTTTGACTCTCAGTCTCAATAGGAAAAGCATTTGAAGATGAACACATTGGATTTTGTTTGTCTTGAGACTCTATAATTTTCTataaaaaatcaataaaagaaataTTAAGTAGAGATACGGGACTTAAATTACTAGTACTAATAAAAAATGTGACCCCATCATATTCTGCAGGATTAATACCTAAAAGAAGAATCAGTTACAACAATGAACAATCCGATGCTTAAATGGCTTAAATTTTAGTATTTCACCATAAAAGGAACTAAAATCTTTGGACTAACTGAAAATAAATATTAGTATAATCTGCCTCTTAGAAGTAGCATCCTGCACCTGCAGCAATATTGGAGACTCCTAATTATTTCTCTTCAACTATTCTCCCTGCTCCCTAATTTCATTGTTCATGCACATTTTGTAGATTGAAAAACAAAGGTATCCAACGAGCTTATGTAGCCAACACACAAATTTGCCGAAAGTTTATAGAAAATATAGGAACTTTTTGTttttgagaaagaaaaaaaagatggaAACTTGCAGGTTGCAATTGTGGTAGTTGTAAAATCAAGAAAAGCAAACCTTATTCAAACAAGAAACAACAAATTATGGTATATGATTTCAAACATAAATCATAGACCATTTGTCGGCAAACCAAAAAGGAGATAACAAAAGTAATCTTGATGGAGAGCCAAAGAAAAATTCAATAATATGAATATTGAATTCGAACTGGGTCATTAGAGTTTGAATAGAGAAAACTTACCAGAGAATGAGATTATGAGAGACAGAGAGAGTGGAGAAAGCTTTGAGATTGTGCGTGACTTTGTGGAGTAATCCTCTGAGAAATTAGGGCGTTTGTGATTGTGAATTGGGTTTAGACTTTTAGGTCTTAGTTTTGAGGAGAGAGTAGCGTTTTAGGTTtacttcaaataattaaatccTGACCCGCGACCCGCCCCGCaatagtttttttttaaatttaaaaagaacCCGCCCCGCCCCCGCAAATGTTGTAACCCGCCCTGCCCCCGCAAATGTTGTAACCCGCCCCGCACCATGACCACTGAAACCCGCCCCGCACCGCCCCATTGCCACACTTATTCACCATACAGTACCTGAGAGACGCTTACTGGTACAAGGCATTTTCCATTTTCGTATTAATGAAATTTGGCTTATATAAAAGACAAGAACTTTTGAACTCAATCTGAATTTGATATGTATTGTCTTGAGAAAGAACTATATGTACAGTGTAGCTAATTTATTTAATTTACTCTATGTACTACTCTCATACCTGTCCCATACCTGTCCATGTGTAATTTGTCCTAATGTGAATAAACAATATATAcaagaaaatataaaatataactaAGAATCTCTGCAGTCAAAATATTCCTTTGTTATTATGGACAGCTGGATTGTAAAGCACTTGACATAATCTCCTTCAAGGATAGAGTTGTCATTTCACACTCCCTTTATATTTGGAAACAAAATACTACTCCACTTCAAATATTTCAAAGAATGCTTTTGTACTTTGTGAGTACTAAATCATTATCTTCTCTTTTATGTTTTCCGTTGTCGACAGTGATGAATGTCGATTGAATTCACTAATTAACTTCATACTTTGAAATCAAGTCTTAGTCTTTTATCCTTTCTTCAACACCCTCCCTCAAGTTGGAGGGGTTTGAGAAAACACCCAACTTGCCCAGTAAGGTGTGATGCTTTGGTCCAGTGAGTGATTTCGTAAATAAATCAGCTAGCTGAGAGTCAGTTCTGACGAAAGAGAGGGAAATAAGATCGGAGATGAACTGTTGTCGCACAAAATGACAGTCAATTTCAACACGTTTCGTCCTTTCATGAAAGACGGGATTTTTAGCTATATGAATAGTTGCCTGACTGTTAGAGTGGAGTGGAACTGGAAGTGTGATTGGTGCTGAAAGATCATCGAAGAGGCGGACTAACCAGTTAAGCTCCGCCACAACTCTCCGCATAGATCGATACTCTATTTCGGCGGAACTAAGAGAAATTGAGGCTTGTTTCTTCGATTTTCAGGAAATTGGTGAAAATCCTAATGAGATGTAGAAATCACTCACTGATCTCCGAGAATTTGGACATGAACCCCAATCTGAATCACAAAAAGCTTGGAGTTTAAAAGATGGTGATGCAGTCATGAAAAGATCAAGTCCTGGGTCTTTAAGAAGATAACGAAGTACTCGGAGAGCAGCTTCGAGATGTGGTTGTCGCAGATCCTGCATATATTAACTGAGATATTGTATTGTAAAGGAAAGGTCTGGTCTTGTATGAGTAAGATAATTCAACTTCCCAATCAAGTGATGATATAAGGTTGGATCTTGAATGACTTCTCCAGTGTGGGCAAGAAGTTTTTGTGTCGGATCCAAAGGTGAAGAAGCTGGTTGCTTATCCATGCAGTCAAACTCTTTTAGCAAATCTAAGGTGAATTTGCGTTGAGATAGAATCAAACCAGTTGATTCTCGAAGAACTTCCATTCCTAAGAAATAATGTAAGTTTCTGAGGTCCTTAATCTTGAATTCTTGATCAAGAAAACTTTTCAAGGCATTCAATTCCTCAATGTCATTTCCAGTTAGCACGATGTTGTCAACATAAATTGCTACAATAGAGACTGAAGTTCCTTTCTTCTTAAAGAACAAAGAGTAGTCATTTAGGAAATGTGAATAGCCTTTGAAACTAAGAGCACCTGTAAGCTTTGAATACCAATGTCTTGATACTTGACGAAGTCCATAAAATGACTTCTTTAACTTGCACACATTCTGGGTGTTGGAGAGTTCATACATGCTGAAAATTTCATGTATACCTCTTCGTTTAAATCTCCATATAAGAAAGCGTTGTTAATATCCAATTGATATAAGCCCCAACCCTTTTTGACTGCAGTATCTAAAAGGCATATGATTGTGGCCATTTTAACCATTGGAGAAAATGTTTCATTAAAATCTATACCCTCACGTTGCACATCACCTCTGATTACTAATCTTGCTTTCAGTAGTTCAATACTTCCATTTGAATGATGTTTAACTTTGTATACCCATTTGCATGGGAGGGCCTTTTTATCACCAGGAAGTTCAACAACTTCCCAAGTCTCATTCTGGACTAGTGCCTCAATCTCCTTCTGCATTGCTTCTTGCCATCCTGGGTGATTAGCTGCCTGGTTCAAGGTTAGTGGTTCTTGAACATTTGAAAGTGAATTTAAAAATAACTTATTTGAAGTTGAGAGGGCAGAAAAGGAGTAAGAAGCAGGTGTTATAGGAGAAAGAAAACATGGTGTGCCAACATCAGTTACTTGTACTACATTTGTAATGTAGTCACTTAGGTAAAAGGGAGTTTTGTGAATCCGAATGGATTTTCTGAGTCCAACTGGCGAGTTCCTACGATTTCCATCTGTAGGTTGTGGACTGAAAAGTGGTGTAGGAAATTCTGTAACATCTTGATTTGGAGACTCGGATGATCAGAATGTTCAACTGAATTGGTAGTCTGCAAATCAGGCACTTCAAGATTTACTTCAGGTGTATTTGAAGTAGGAAAAATTGATTTATGAGGCTTTGAAGTGTTCATTGAAGCAAATGGATAGATGTCCTCATGAAATATCACATCCCTAGAAATAAAAGTTTTCTTTGTGTCAAGATTAAGGACTTTATACCCTTTCTTACCATGTGGATATCCTAAGAAAATACAAGGTAAAGCTCTTGGATCAAATTTTGCCCTGTGAGATGAAAGAGTAGAAACAAAACATAAACATCCAAAATATTTAAGTCTGGAGTAGTTAGGCTTAGTTTTAAATAAGATCTCATAAGGTGTCTTAAGCTTTAAAACCTTTGAAGGGAACTTATTAATTAAATGTGTTGCAGTCAACACACAGTCTCCCCAAAAATTA
Protein-coding sequences here:
- the LOC138898437 gene encoding uncharacterized protein; this translates as MGETTKVVAATTDSTKKGVIDSTHPFFLHPPDYPCMNFVSSAFDGKSYGAWRRAVVIALSAKNKLGFIDETLSIPDENSGLQKSVLYSHSAEDLWNNLEDRFGQTNGAKLFQLQKELSGVVQGVRSNILLTSPLPSLGQAYSMVIQDEKQRKIHASPVYPGESASFIAAQHGAVGKRNNVRDFKGKKPVYEGKKNNYTCSYCKKPGHVVEQIYRLVRFPSDFKFTNQRKYQESVQGNNAFSTEENAVQTAGIKSLTQENISQILQLLQQAPSMKRPLVIGRESCGLYVLESRHLERISKKSSSSRSSFVLEKNLYTWGPYNTTTSDGYKYFLTIVDDYSRGTWTYLLSTKSNAFPVLQSFLAMIERQFHNKVKIIRSDNAFELGTGNAHAANHPGWQEAMQKEIEALVQNETWEVVELPGDKKALPCKWVYKVKHHSNGSIELLKARLVIRGDVQREGIDFNETFSPMVKMATIICLLDTAVKKGWGLYQLDINNAFLYGDLNEEKGTSVSIVAIYVDNIVLTGNDIEELNALKSFLDQEFKIKDLRNLHYFLGMEVLRESTGLILSQRKFTLDLLKEFDCMDKQPASSPLDPTQKLLAHTGEDLRQPHLEAALRVLRYLLKDPGLDLFMTASPSFKLQAFCDSDWGSCPNSRRSKIIESQDKQNPMCSSSNAFPIETESQRLMQSDEVTMEVIDEAGKRKLISEAWKHFKAVKLDGVRFGVCKYCNTRIKSTRKCGTSSLWDHIRRCRKKPSNLEDKGGLGGTMDGIKQYYFDQDISRRELAHAIILHEYPLSIVDHVGFRKFVASLRPLFKIVSRNIIKNDILKIFDNLKSKTSKLLEKITSKIAITTDM